A window of the Porphyromonadaceae bacterium W3.11 genome harbors these coding sequences:
- a CDS encoding radical SAM protein has product MKESQYNYYFEKEEFSYFFNGLNKTYFRIPIELGKKIQLSLKSDIDSFFRIGNFGEKLYNEGFIVDDNKNELKEIFRRKELEKTKKDYFLVILPTLNCNFSCWYCIQDHIESVMSDETIDKLKKHIEYMINDMKIESLHIEWFGGEPFMYFNRVIKPIASFAQKICLENNIDFEHSATTNGFYLTKDIYSDLKALELRRFHITLDGNKLKHDEVKYCDDCGSAFTQTLTNINGILSYDPNANLILRINYTSDNLDRSIVSDVNQLIQPANRGRVLVNLKKVWQVKCTDELNDEVKDIRLEFESSGYKVTKLEIITNFLTCYVERDFYNAINFNGEVVKCTASDDLHTGIPYGVLDETGEIKWDPDHLRKLRERNLPKPCSTCHYLPICMGPCPHKNNLNNNTFICKFSDIKKVIPEMIMSYIDSHYAL; this is encoded by the coding sequence ATGAAAGAAAGTCAATATAATTATTACTTCGAAAAAGAAGAATTCTCATATTTTTTCAATGGATTAAATAAAACTTATTTCAGGATTCCAATTGAATTGGGTAAAAAAATACAGCTTTCTTTAAAGTCTGATATAGATTCATTTTTCCGAATTGGAAATTTTGGAGAGAAACTTTATAATGAAGGGTTTATTGTTGATGATAATAAGAATGAACTTAAAGAGATTTTTCGACGAAAAGAATTAGAAAAAACTAAAAAAGATTATTTCTTGGTAATCCTTCCAACATTAAATTGTAATTTTAGTTGCTGGTACTGTATACAAGATCATATCGAATCAGTAATGTCTGATGAGACAATTGATAAATTAAAAAAGCATATTGAATACATGATTAATGATATGAAAATTGAATCATTGCACATTGAGTGGTTTGGAGGCGAGCCTTTTATGTATTTCAATAGAGTTATCAAACCAATTGCCAGCTTTGCACAGAAAATTTGTTTAGAAAATAATATCGATTTTGAACATTCTGCCACAACTAATGGCTTCTATTTGACTAAGGATATATATTCTGACCTAAAGGCTCTCGAACTAAGAAGATTTCATATCACATTAGATGGTAATAAGTTGAAGCATGATGAAGTGAAATATTGTGACGATTGTGGTTCTGCTTTTACACAGACCCTTACAAATATCAACGGGATATTATCCTACGATCCCAATGCTAACTTAATACTCCGTATAAATTATACCAGTGATAATTTAGACCGTTCAATAGTGAGCGATGTCAATCAACTTATACAGCCTGCTAATAGAGGTAGAGTACTAGTAAATCTAAAAAAAGTCTGGCAAGTGAAATGCACAGATGAATTAAATGATGAAGTAAAAGACATCAGATTAGAGTTTGAATCCAGTGGATACAAAGTCACTAAGCTCGAAATAATCACAAATTTTTTAACTTGTTATGTAGAGCGAGATTTTTACAATGCCATAAATTTCAATGGAGAAGTGGTGAAATGTACAGCAAGTGATGATTTACATACAGGTATCCCTTATGGGGTATTGGATGAAACAGGTGAAATTAAATGGGATCCTGACCATTTGAGAAAATTAAGAGAGAGGAACCTTCCAAAACCGTGTAGTACTTGTCATTACTTGCCAATATGTATGGGACCATGTCCGCACAAAAATAATTTGAATAACAATACTTTCATTTGTAAATTTTCTGATATTAAAAAAGTAATTCCTGAAATGATCATGTCATATATTGATTCACACTATGCATTATGA